The nucleotide window TATATGCTTATTTAAGCTAAATAACCTATCTTATAAAAGCTGCTtgattatatacagtatacactaaCATTACATTATTTAACATAGGCATATTTGGTTTCTGCGTTTTACTAGTTTACTTTTCATAATTGCTTAAATGGGAACAAAAACACCTAACTCCTGACAGCAAATCCTATTTCAAAATAAACCATATATTTTTGCTCAGGCTAAAATCAAGTTGAAGGGGGTTTCCCTAGAGATTCAAATGCCAGGCTTCAAGGCTCTCCTTCATCAGCAaagcaaacaacaacaaaagccaCTCAAAAATTGAAACCGTTTGCCCATCACCATGTTAGGTTGAGGCATAAACGCATTTGTGCATCTTAAGATTTCGTTTGTCTGAATACCTCTTCCCACATTTATCACAGATGTACTGTTTCCCTCCTGCGTGGACATGCCTCTTGTGTGTTCGGAGATGACTGCCCTGACTGAAAGTCTTCCCACAGATTTCACAGCTgtacggcttctctcctgtatggattctctgGTGCAACTTCAGACTGTTGGCGTTGTTGAATCTTTTCTCGCAGAAGCTACACTCGAAAGGTCTCTCGTTAGAATGGGTGCGTCCGTGAGACATGAGACTACTCTGCTGACTGAAGGTCTTGCCGCATTCTGTGCAGATATATGGCCTCTCTCCAGTGTGGATGCGCTTGTGTATTTTCAGATTCACCGATTGACGGAATGTCTTGCCACACAAGTCACAGCTAAATGGCCTTACGCCTGTATGAATCCGCTGGTGGTTCTTCAGATTGACAGCGTGACGGAAACTCTTCTCGCACTGAATACACTTGAAGGGCTTTTGTCCAGTGTGAATGAGTTGATGGGTCTTCAGTGTTACAGCGCGTGTGAAGCCTTTCCCACACAGCAAACAGGTGAAgattttctctcctgtgtgaatttgCTGGTGTCTAGACAGATTTTGTGCCAGGTTGAAGCTCTTGCCACACACAGTGCAGCTGTAAGGCTTTTCACCTGTGTGGATTATCGAATGGGTCTTGAGGTGCGCCTGCTTGCCGAAGCATTTCCCACACACGCCACATATGAAGGGCTTCTCACCAGTGTGGGTGCGGATGTGATCATTACAACTCTGTTTGTGGGCAAAGGCTTTGTTGCAGAACATGCACACAAATGGTTTCTCGCCAGTGTGAAGTCGCTGGTGGGATTTGAGGTTACTCTGCGTGGAGAAACTTTTCCCACACTCGGTGCAAATGAAGAGCTTCTTTTGGGCGAACAAAGTCTCCAATAGGATGTCTGTGGGGTTCACCAGGGGGTCATCGCTAATCATACCATACTGGTGCTCTGAGGAAGAGTTTCCTGCAAAAGCATCATCGGCAGCTCCTGTAAGATAAGCATAAAACATGTATGTGAACAAAATAGCCATGACAAAATATCATCTCAGGTGACAGTTAATACTATGATATGGGCTGATCTTATGTACTGTCGAGACACTAGTACTGGCTTTATACTTACTCTCTGCAATGGCCCCCAGGTCTATTTGCCCATGCTCGTCTTTGACAGAGACAGCCAAGACGAGGGGAGATTCTGGTGTGTCCACTTCCTCCACATCTGCAGACTACCAGCACAAACAGATTGATTAGGTGTGAACATTAGGAGCATAATTGGATCATATTATAGAAATGGCAAAGAATGGACACAGACTACAAACATTTAACGTTTTGCCTACTGAAACCAGCCAAAGTGTTTGCAGAAACGATTACATTGTTTTATAACAATTACATGACTCTTGATGCAACCTGCAAAGAGCTTACCTCCATTGAAACAGTTTGCTCCACAGTTTTACCACTTCCGCCATAAGAATGTTCCTCTGCTGCACCAATGAAAGAGAAGTGAGGCATAAATAGGTACTTCTTCTTGTAGTCCAACagataacaaataaataaaaacgtgTTACTTACCCATTCCTCCGACTGAGAGAATATTCAAGATGCTCGCTTGTGGTTTGGCTTTTTTCCCTCTATTGCCTTTGAAGGACTTGGATTCAAAGTCCATCAAAAACTTTGTATCATCCACAATTTTCATTATTTTACCCAATGCCTCATTGCCCAGTACCTCCATGATTGTGGCAAAGTCTGTCTGTAAATGAAAAAAAGATGAGTAATGTATTATTTCAAAACATACCATGAATAGATTGAGGGTGAATATTGTATTCTTGCATGCCACTTTCCATGGTATCTGTCACCCGTAACTGTTTATAAACATGATGTCTTATAGGACAACTGATCTGTGTTATATGggcaaagctagctagctagctagctaactcgctTCAGTATCATAGCCAGCTGCTAGACTAGGCCTTTCCTCTCACACTCATGGTGACTTACCATCTTATTCTGACTCTCCGTCTGCAGTTTTGCCGATAATTCGTCATCCTCGCTATGCCCCTGGGTCAATTCCAGGCTGAATACGAAAACAGAGCTGTCCTCTACAAGTTTACCCAGTTCGGCCACCGCCGCGTGAACAAGGGTCTCCATGACAGAGGCCAACTGGGTCTGCAGCGCGATGAAATTTGACATTCTGTTTGTTGGTGTTTATCACGACTTTAGCTAATTGACCACTCTTTCAGATTAGCATTTATGAAATATTAAGATAATACCAGCTAATACATCAATACATTTGATGAATTAGGAGTACACAGACTTTTTTAGTGAATGTGCCCACACGGAAGTATTTTGTGAACTCCAAAATTGTAGTTCCGGT belongs to Coregonus clupeaformis isolate EN_2021a chromosome 1, ASM2061545v1, whole genome shotgun sequence and includes:
- the si:ch211-207i20.2 gene encoding zinc finger protein 501, whose product is MSNFIALQTQLASVMETLVHAAVAELGKLVEDSSVFVFSLELTQGHSEDDELSAKLQTESQNKMTDFATIMEVLGNEALGKIMKIVDDTKFLMDFESKSFKGNRGKKAKPQASILNILSVGGMAEEHSYGGSGKTVEQTVSMESADVEEVDTPESPLVLAVSVKDEHGQIDLGAIAERAADDAFAGNSSSEHQYGMISDDPLVNPTDILLETLFAQKKLFICTECGKSFSTQSNLKSHQRLHTGEKPFVCMFCNKAFAHKQSCNDHIRTHTGEKPFICGVCGKCFGKQAHLKTHSIIHTGEKPYSCTVCGKSFNLAQNLSRHQQIHTGEKIFTCLLCGKGFTRAVTLKTHQLIHTGQKPFKCIQCEKSFRHAVNLKNHQRIHTGVRPFSCDLCGKTFRQSVNLKIHKRIHTGERPYICTECGKTFSQQSSLMSHGRTHSNERPFECSFCEKRFNNANSLKLHQRIHTGEKPYSCEICGKTFSQGSHLRTHKRHVHAGGKQYICDKCGKRYSDKRNLKMHKCVYAST